Part of the Streptomyces sp. RFCAC02 genome is shown below.
GGTGACGTTCGACTTCGACGACGAGGGCCGCATCTCGGCCATCCACAACGTGGCCAACCCGGACAAGCTGCGGGCCGTCGCCGCGGGGACCGCGCACGACGTGGGCGGTGTCCGGGCGGGGGGCGTTCAGTAGCGGCGCAGGCGCAGGCCGGGGAGCCCGGACCCGGCCTGCGCGTCCGTCGACCGGCGCGCGCCGGAGGGCGGGAGTCACCCTCCGTGGTAGAGGCGGGGCAGGTCGATCAGTTGGATCGAGGGGTCGTTCTCCGCGAGGTGGCGCAGCTCATCGGTGAAGCCGGTGCCGCTGAAGCAGTAGAGCCTCGTCGCCTCGGTGGCCGTGCCGTTCCTGATCAGGAGGGAACGGATGTGCCGGAGGCGTTCCAGGTGACCGGCCCCCAGCACGTCACTCCATTTCGCTTCGCCGATGGCGAGCAGCGCCTGGCGGCCCTCCCGGTTCTCGCCGTGGACTGCGACGTCGACTTCGTGGCTGGTCCTGGCCGCCGGGTCGTTGACGGTTCCGCCCTCGACGCGTGCGACGTGCCCTCCCTGGGTGTCGGGTGTCGCATGCCAGCGTGCCCATTCCCGGCAGACCTGTTCGAAGTGTGGGCCGACGACCTTGCTGCGGAAGGTGGACCGGGCCCGGCGCCATACGCCGCCCGCCCGCCCGGGGCGCTCCAGATCGCCCCAGGCCGGGCGCATGACCGCGTGGTAGAAGGTGACGAGCGGCTCGGCGATGCGGTAGGCGGAACGGTTGCGGCGGAAGGCGTCGGCTTCGTGGGTGATCATGCCGACGTCCTGGAGGACGGTCAACGGGTGGGCGAGGTCGGTGGACTTGCGCCCCAGATAGTCGGCGATGCCGCCACGAGCGGCGTTGCCGGCGGCGATGGCTGCCAGTACCGAGTGGTACAACGCGGTGTCGTGGAGTTCGGGCTCCTCAGCGAGGAGGTAGCGGGCCTCCCGGAAAAGCGGACGCGCCGGGTTGAGCACCGCACGCACCACCCAGGCATCGAAATCGTCCGGCCCGGCGGGAGCGTCCTCCTGGGTGAACTCACGGCGGTAGGCGGGCGTCCCCCCGACGATGGCATGGGTCAGCAGCGCCGTGCGCGGGTCGTCGATCTGCCAGAACTCGGCCGCGAGCCGGAAGTCGAGGGTCGGGACCACGAGTTCGAGACCGGCTCGGCCACGCAGGGGAGCATCGCCGGACAGCAGTCGGCCCATGAACGACAGCGCGGAACCGCACAGCAGCAGGCGCACGGGCGTGTTGGTGTGCTGGGCGGCGGGGTCCAGAGCACGCTGGATGATCGAGGGCAGGGAGGGAGACGCCTTGACGAGAAAGGGGAACTCGTCGATGACCGCCACGGCGGGACCGCCCGCGTCGGCGAGGCGCATGAGTTCCACGACCGCCTCGTCCCAGTGTGCGAAACGGAACGGGGTGGGCAGTCCGCGATGACGGGCCAGTGCCTCACCGAACTGACGCAGGGCGTCGGCCTCGGTGGTCTCGGTGGCGGTGAACATGAAGCCGCCGGTGGCACGAGCGACGGCGTCGAGAAGGAAGGTCTTGCCCTGCCGACGACGGCCGGAGACCACGCCCAGCGTGGCGTGCGGGGACGGCAGGGTGGCGAACCGGGTCAGTTCTGCCCACTCGAAGTCGCGGTCGAACATCCCGGCGGGCTTGTCCACAGCACCAGCTCCTCATGGATAGGTGCAGTTATTATAGATACATCTCTCCATGCTCCCGCACGGACGCCTCGCCCCACCGTGCCCCCGCGTGTGACGCGCCCGGATCCTGGGCGGCGTCCAGGCGGGGGGCGTTCAGTAGCGGCGCAGGCGCAGGCCGAGGAGGCCGATGCCGAGGCCGATCGACGCGAGGCCGGCGCCGAGCGACAGGACCGGGAGGACCCGGTCGCCGCCCGTGTCCGCCGTCGCCGCCTGCGGCGATGCGGCGGGCGGGAGCGAGGGGGACGCGGGCTCC
Proteins encoded:
- a CDS encoding ATP-binding protein, translated to MFDRDFEWAELTRFATLPSPHATLGVVSGRRRQGKTFLLDAVARATGGFMFTATETTEADALRQFGEALARHRGLPTPFRFAHWDEAVVELMRLADAGGPAVAVIDEFPFLVKASPSLPSIIQRALDPAAQHTNTPVRLLLCGSALSFMGRLLSGDAPLRGRAGLELVVPTLDFRLAAEFWQIDDPRTALLTHAIVGGTPAYRREFTQEDAPAGPDDFDAWVVRAVLNPARPLFREARYLLAEEPELHDTALYHSVLAAIAAGNAARGGIADYLGRKSTDLAHPLTVLQDVGMITHEADAFRRNRSAYRIAEPLVTFYHAVMRPAWGDLERPGRAGGVWRRARSTFRSKVVGPHFEQVCREWARWHATPDTQGGHVARVEGGTVNDPAARTSHEVDVAVHGENREGRQALLAIGEAKWSDVLGAGHLERLRHIRSLLIRNGTATEATRLYCFSGTGFTDELRHLAENDPSIQLIDLPRLYHGG